A window of Candidatus Hydrogenedentota bacterium genomic DNA:
TTCGTTTTGTGCTGGCAACGGCGCTGGTTCCTGATGCAAGATCGCGCCGATTACATCCAACATATTCACGCCGGAAAATGGTTGCCGCCCGGCGATCATTTCGTACAGCACGATGCCCAAACTAAACAGGTCAGAACGTGCATCTACTTTCTCGCCGCGCGCTTGTTCGGGTGACATGTAACTCGCGGTTCCCATCACTGTGCCAGGCGTGGTGGAGTGCGACGCGGCGACAGGGGGACGGGACGACTCGGCGAGCCAAGTATCTGCTTCTTCGCCCTGTCGCCCCATCGCCACGTCGCCGTGTCGTTCTGTGAGTTTTGCCAGGCCGAAATCCAGCACCTTCACAATGCCGTCACTGCGCACCATCACATTTTCGGGCTTGATGTCGCGGTGAATGATCCCGGCGTCG
This region includes:
- a CDS encoding serine/threonine protein kinase encodes the protein FGQYAVTAPLGKGGMGEVYLAEDARLKRKVALKLLPAEFTQNSERLRRFEQEAQATSALNHPNIITIHEIGAHNGTHYIATEFIAGRTLRDHLRQPLPLDESLNIALQMANALAAAHDAGIIHRDIKPENVMVRSDGIVKVLDFGLAKLTERHGDVAMGRQGEEADTWLAESSRPPVAASHSTTPGTVMGTASYMSPEQARGEKVDARSDLFSLGIVLYEMIAGRQPFSGVNMLDVIGAILHQEPAPLPAQNE